One genomic window of Polyangium aurulentum includes the following:
- a CDS encoding TIGR03960 family B12-binding radical SAM protein, with product MATPRILQNHPYADFLDKVEKPARYTGGEVGSIVKDWDGVQAKVCLAFPDVYDIGMSHLGFKILYKILNDDPRTLAERCYAPWKDVEAELRERSIPLVSLENKRPLRDFDVVGFSLQFELTYTNVLLMLDLGGVPLRSADRGDDDPLVIAGGPTATHPEPLAAFVDLFVIGDGEEKATEVALTWTRLRNEGVPRRERLVALARLGAVYVPSLYRTKVDAETGLEVVEAPIEPGLPLPVIRGLVDLNKYPFPSSSPTGGPEAIFDRVSIEIARGCTEGCRFCQAGMIYRPVRERDPEQVVQTVLDAVRATGNDEVSLTALSTADVSCISPLIKKVADRLAKERVSMSVSSLRAYGLEPELLDELKRVRATGLTFAPEAGTQRMRDVVNKNVTEEQLLETAERVFSRGWDRMKLYSMIGLPTEQDEDVVGIIEMGARTAAVGRKVKRSAEVTVSVSTHVPKPHTPFQWAAMDSLSEVGRKQALLRSTVKAYRSVKLKTHGAEASVLEGIFARGDRRLCDVLERAYKNGARFDSWDDRLRLDVWEEAFTHVGVERAPYLGTLPVTARLPWDHIDVGLEEGFLAREYRKALQSRLSPPCGKVAGTFIHHTNLEDALADKRRLVCYDCGVACDMTQMRNDRVDFLEKLGARRLPIVQEAPAAQGAPAPVEAVAPEADEEQEREPAKAPRREPPMKGRGGHLYRMRFEKTGPMALLGHLDVVRELPRVFRRVGERMVYTKGFHPKPDMVFGPALSLGVMSLDEYVDVRLERMIEQAELDGLVQRMNAACPSGLQFLGAARLGSDDASISRVVAGARYVLAFARSAVKTEPGQRAEDVLEARCRAAMEATTLPIRREIEGIGKIVDVRKYLERAEVGGDEAREALARAGLSGDIVSLDVIVSITGQGAAKSSEVAAVIVGDGNEIPPHRAIRVELFGEAGEGRVSPLELAVLQKARQRPAASAPAQVAAADAE from the coding sequence ATGGCAACACCGCGGATCCTGCAGAACCACCCGTACGCCGATTTTCTCGACAAGGTGGAGAAACCCGCCCGCTACACGGGCGGCGAGGTCGGCTCGATCGTCAAGGACTGGGATGGGGTACAGGCCAAGGTCTGCCTTGCGTTCCCCGATGTCTACGACATCGGCATGAGCCACCTCGGCTTCAAGATCCTCTACAAGATCCTGAACGACGATCCGCGCACGCTGGCCGAGCGCTGCTACGCGCCGTGGAAGGACGTCGAGGCCGAGCTGCGAGAGCGGAGCATCCCGCTCGTGTCGCTCGAGAACAAGCGGCCGCTGCGCGATTTCGATGTGGTCGGCTTCTCGCTTCAGTTCGAGCTGACGTACACGAACGTCCTGCTCATGCTCGACCTCGGCGGCGTGCCGCTGCGCTCGGCCGATCGCGGTGACGACGATCCGCTCGTCATCGCCGGCGGACCGACGGCCACGCACCCCGAGCCGCTCGCTGCGTTCGTCGACCTGTTCGTGATCGGCGATGGCGAGGAGAAGGCGACCGAGGTGGCGCTCACGTGGACGCGCTTGCGCAACGAGGGCGTGCCCCGGCGCGAGAGGCTCGTGGCGCTCGCCAGGCTCGGTGCGGTCTACGTGCCCTCGCTCTACCGCACGAAGGTCGACGCGGAGACGGGGCTCGAGGTCGTCGAGGCGCCGATCGAGCCCGGGCTGCCCTTGCCGGTGATCCGCGGGCTCGTGGATCTCAACAAGTATCCCTTCCCCTCGTCGAGCCCGACGGGCGGGCCCGAGGCGATCTTCGACCGCGTCTCCATCGAGATCGCGCGCGGCTGCACCGAGGGCTGTCGCTTCTGTCAGGCGGGGATGATCTACCGGCCGGTGCGCGAGCGCGATCCGGAGCAGGTCGTGCAGACGGTGCTCGACGCGGTGCGCGCGACCGGAAACGACGAGGTGTCGCTGACGGCCCTGTCGACCGCGGACGTGTCGTGCATCTCGCCGCTCATCAAGAAGGTCGCCGACAGGCTGGCGAAAGAGCGCGTCTCGATGAGCGTGTCGTCCTTGCGCGCGTACGGGCTCGAGCCCGAGCTGCTCGACGAGCTGAAGCGCGTGCGCGCCACGGGCCTGACCTTCGCGCCCGAGGCGGGCACGCAGCGGATGCGCGACGTGGTGAACAAGAACGTCACCGAGGAGCAGCTGCTCGAGACGGCCGAGCGCGTGTTCTCGCGCGGCTGGGATCGGATGAAGCTCTACTCGATGATCGGCCTGCCGACGGAGCAGGACGAGGACGTCGTCGGGATCATCGAGATGGGCGCGCGCACCGCCGCCGTCGGGCGCAAGGTGAAGAGGAGCGCCGAGGTGACGGTGAGCGTGTCGACGCACGTGCCCAAGCCTCACACGCCCTTCCAGTGGGCGGCGATGGACTCGCTCTCCGAGGTCGGTCGCAAGCAGGCGCTCTTGCGCAGCACCGTGAAGGCGTACCGCAGCGTCAAGCTCAAGACCCACGGCGCCGAAGCGAGCGTGCTCGAAGGGATCTTCGCGCGCGGCGACAGGCGGCTGTGCGACGTGCTCGAGCGCGCGTACAAGAACGGCGCGCGCTTCGACTCGTGGGACGACCGGCTGCGCCTCGACGTGTGGGAGGAGGCGTTCACGCACGTGGGCGTCGAGCGAGCGCCGTACCTCGGCACGCTGCCCGTGACGGCGCGCCTGCCCTGGGATCACATCGACGTGGGCCTCGAAGAGGGCTTCCTCGCCCGTGAGTATCGCAAGGCGCTGCAGAGCCGTCTGAGCCCGCCTTGCGGCAAGGTCGCGGGCACGTTCATCCACCACACGAACCTCGAGGACGCGCTCGCCGACAAGCGCAGGCTCGTCTGTTACGACTGCGGCGTCGCCTGCGACATGACGCAGATGCGCAACGATCGCGTCGACTTCCTCGAGAAGCTCGGCGCGCGCAGGCTGCCGATCGTGCAGGAAGCCCCGGCCGCGCAAGGGGCGCCCGCCCCGGTCGAGGCCGTCGCTCCGGAGGCGGACGAGGAGCAGGAGCGCGAGCCGGCCAAGGCTCCGCGGCGCGAGCCCCCGATGAAGGGGCGCGGGGGGCATCTCTACCGGATGCGCTTCGAGAAGACCGGGCCGATGGCGCTGCTCGGTCACCTCGACGTGGTGCGCGAGCTGCCGCGCGTGTTCCGGCGCGTGGGCGAGCGGATGGTCTACACGAAGGGCTTCCACCCCAAGCCCGACATGGTCTTCGGCCCCGCGCTGTCGCTCGGCGTGATGAGCCTCGACGAGTACGTGGACGTGCGGCTCGAGCGCATGATCGAGCAAGCCGAGCTCGATGGCCTCGTGCAGCGGATGAACGCCGCCTGTCCTTCGGGCCTCCAGTTCCTCGGCGCGGCGCGGCTCGGGTCCGACGACGCCTCCATCTCGCGGGTCGTCGCGGGCGCCCGCTACGTGCTCGCGTTCGCGCGATCCGCGGTGAAGACCGAGCCAGGTCAGCGCGCAGAAGACGTGCTCGAGGCGCGGTGCCGCGCAGCCATGGAGGCGACCACGTTGCCCATCCGTCGCGAGATCGAGGGGATCGGCAAGATCGTCGACGTGCGCAAGTACCTCGAGCGCGCCGAGGTGGGCGGAGACGAGGCGCGCGAGGCGCTCGCGAGGGCGGGCCTCTCGGGGGACATCGTTTCGCTCGACGTGATCGTGTCGATCACGGGGCAGGGCGCGGCGAAGTCGTCCGAGGTCGCGGCCGTGATCGTGGGTGACGGGAACGAGATCCCGCCTCACCGCGCCATCCGCGTCGAGCTGTTCGGTGAAGCGGGCGAAGGGCGCGTCTCGCCGCTCGAGCTCGCCGTGCTGCAGAAGGCCCGCCAGCGCCCCGCGGCTTCGGCCCCTGCGCAGGTCGCTGCGGCCGACGCCGAGTGA
- a CDS encoding sulfite exporter TauE/SafE family protein, with amino-acid sequence MFLIPILCVVAFAAGLIDAIAGGGGLLTVPALLVALPDARLALGTNKGQAVFGSGASLVAFARAGRVDKKRFGPTFLAALVGSILGARLVLALRPEALRPVVLVLLLGVATFFASRGLGRSKKTTEAAGEAPPPRRPLPIAERHPALVAVAIAFVIGGYDGFFGPGTGTFLITLYTTVFGDDLTRATANAKVANFASNLGAFGSFALAGRIDFRLALPMAAMQALGGFLGARVAVRGGERLIRAAVLAVTLALALRIAWQIASTG; translated from the coding sequence TTGTTCCTCATCCCCATCCTCTGCGTGGTGGCCTTCGCCGCCGGTCTGATCGACGCGATCGCCGGCGGCGGCGGGCTGCTCACCGTGCCCGCGCTGCTCGTCGCGCTGCCTGACGCGCGCCTCGCGCTCGGCACGAACAAGGGGCAGGCCGTCTTCGGATCGGGCGCCTCGCTCGTGGCGTTCGCGAGGGCGGGGCGCGTCGACAAGAAGCGCTTCGGGCCGACGTTCCTCGCCGCGCTCGTGGGCTCGATCCTCGGCGCTCGCCTCGTGCTCGCGCTGCGGCCCGAGGCCCTGCGCCCGGTCGTGCTCGTACTCTTGCTCGGCGTGGCCACGTTCTTCGCGTCACGGGGGCTCGGGCGCTCGAAGAAGACGACCGAGGCTGCGGGCGAGGCGCCGCCCCCGAGGCGTCCGCTGCCCATCGCGGAGCGTCATCCGGCCCTCGTGGCCGTGGCGATCGCGTTCGTGATCGGCGGCTACGACGGCTTCTTCGGCCCCGGCACGGGCACGTTCCTGATCACGCTCTACACGACCGTGTTCGGCGACGATCTCACGCGGGCGACCGCGAACGCCAAGGTTGCAAATTTCGCCTCCAACCTGGGCGCGTTCGGGAGCTTCGCGCTGGCGGGCAGGATCGACTTTCGCCTCGCGCTCCCGATGGCCGCGATGCAGGCCCTCGGCGGCTTCCTCGGCGCCCGCGTGGCCGTGCGCGGGGGCGAGCGCTTGATCCGCGCCGCAGTGCTCGCCGTGACCCTCGCGCTCGCGCTGCGCATCGCCTGGCAGATCGCGTCCACCGGCTGA
- a CDS encoding sensor histidine kinase, with translation MSAEDPSHREARASRLAASGVVGASVAHELRNALAVAESALYLAQRDIDDRARLVRHLDQVGVEIRKAHAVIGSVLGLARGEPVSREATPIASLVDAARNALPGCPHVTFAVTIPEDLTAFCDPILFERVLSNLLLNAIEAFEGRPGRVSVRAWREEGRVQLEVEDDGPGIAPEVAARLFEPLVTGKAKGTGLGLSLSRTIVEAHGGGISAGAGAQGGAMFRMWLPEP, from the coding sequence GTGAGCGCAGAGGATCCTTCTCATCGCGAAGCGCGCGCCTCGCGCCTGGCAGCCTCCGGCGTCGTGGGCGCCAGCGTCGCGCACGAGCTGCGCAACGCGCTGGCCGTGGCCGAGTCGGCGCTCTATCTCGCGCAGCGCGACATCGACGATCGCGCGCGGCTCGTGCGCCACCTCGATCAGGTCGGCGTCGAGATCCGCAAGGCGCACGCGGTGATCGGCAGCGTGCTCGGCCTCGCGCGTGGCGAGCCCGTCAGCCGCGAGGCCACGCCCATCGCTTCGCTCGTCGACGCCGCGCGCAACGCCCTGCCAGGCTGCCCGCACGTGACGTTCGCGGTCACGATCCCCGAGGACCTCACGGCCTTCTGCGATCCGATCCTGTTCGAGCGCGTGCTGTCGAACCTGCTGCTCAACGCGATCGAGGCGTTCGAGGGCCGGCCTGGTCGCGTGTCGGTGCGCGCGTGGCGCGAGGAGGGGCGGGTGCAGCTCGAGGTGGAGGACGACGGCCCGGGGATCGCGCCCGAGGTCGCCGCGCGTCTGTTCGAGCCGCTCGTCACGGGCAAGGCCAAGGGCACGGGGCTCGGGCTTTCGCTGAGCCGGACGATCGTCGAGGCGCACGGCGGGGGGATCAGCGCGGGCGCGGGCGCGCAGGGCGGGGCGATGTTCCGGATGTGGTTGCCGGAGCCGTAG
- a CDS encoding DUF4082 domain-containing protein → MARRIDLSAHKWLTLAMGASMMALLSMSSGCGAEDDFAESTLDSAEVGQPLGTEVSLWSDADVPAILADSDTAAVEIGVKFRSSVAGQVTGIRFYKGAGNTGTHVGHLWNATGQQLASVTFPNESASGWQVAHFNAPVTIGANQVYVVSYHAPNGHYSANNNYFSSAGRTNGALYALKDGESGGNGVYRYGTSGFPTSTWQGSNYWVDVLFVSASDATPPTVAISSPAANATLVGTAQVTGTASDNVGLSKVEIQVDAGSFITATGTSNWTYSLNTVALTNGSHTLTVRATDTTGNTTNVSRTVTVNNPISGGGSLNLPRVSWEGGPSYYSAYSYTDAAAWDNPTFFPIGVWFEGVYSQSDINLDKDAGLNTYVELTSGSNMPLIKQNGMFAIAGVSGKSSETIGHMLTDEPDMWAGPGSAAWTGNYPGEGDICNPSNASCGYSVMQTLVNATPSDGRVRYANYGKGVMLWQSDSEAQQFVNAYTHVVSNDIYWYTDPNICGEMQTFLGLPSATCRLAANYGVTMDRMRLLDAMDGQRQPIWAFIEVGHPFTEDSAPSITANQIAGAVMSSLIHEARGIIYFNHSFGGPCESQHALRESCYATQRAKVKETNLRIKDLAPVLNTQSYVYSFNGNLDTMLKEHNGSYYIFAMLGRAKPTGSYTLTLPPGLAGSTVQVLYENRTLAINGGAFTDSFAAEYAYHIYKITP, encoded by the coding sequence ATGGCTCGACGCATCGATCTGTCCGCGCACAAGTGGCTCACCCTCGCAATGGGAGCCTCGATGATGGCACTGCTCTCGATGTCCAGCGGCTGCGGCGCCGAGGATGACTTCGCCGAGAGCACGCTCGACTCCGCCGAGGTCGGCCAGCCGCTCGGCACGGAGGTCAGCCTGTGGTCGGACGCGGACGTGCCGGCCATTTTGGCCGATAGCGACACCGCGGCCGTCGAGATCGGCGTGAAATTCCGATCGAGCGTCGCCGGTCAAGTCACCGGGATTCGCTTCTACAAGGGCGCCGGCAACACCGGGACGCACGTCGGACACCTCTGGAACGCAACGGGGCAGCAGCTCGCGTCCGTCACGTTCCCGAACGAGAGCGCGAGCGGCTGGCAAGTGGCCCATTTCAACGCGCCCGTCACGATCGGGGCGAACCAGGTCTACGTCGTGAGCTATCACGCGCCGAACGGGCACTACTCGGCCAACAACAACTATTTCTCCAGCGCCGGTCGCACGAACGGCGCCCTGTACGCCTTGAAGGACGGCGAGTCCGGCGGCAACGGCGTCTACAGATACGGCACCTCCGGGTTCCCGACGAGCACGTGGCAAGGCTCGAATTACTGGGTCGACGTGCTCTTCGTGTCCGCGAGCGACGCGACGCCGCCGACCGTCGCCATCTCCTCTCCGGCCGCGAACGCCACGCTCGTAGGCACGGCGCAGGTCACGGGCACCGCTTCGGACAATGTGGGCCTCTCGAAGGTCGAGATCCAGGTCGACGCCGGGAGCTTCATCACGGCGACCGGCACGAGCAACTGGACGTACTCGCTGAATACCGTGGCGCTGACCAACGGAAGCCACACGCTCACCGTGCGCGCCACGGACACGACGGGCAACACCACGAATGTCTCGCGCACCGTGACGGTCAACAACCCCATCAGCGGAGGAGGTAGCTTGAACCTGCCGCGCGTCTCGTGGGAAGGCGGGCCCTCCTACTACAGCGCGTATTCGTATACCGATGCCGCGGCCTGGGACAACCCGACGTTCTTCCCGATCGGCGTCTGGTTCGAGGGCGTCTACAGCCAGAGCGACATCAATCTCGACAAGGACGCCGGGCTCAATACCTATGTCGAGCTGACGAGCGGGAGCAACATGCCGCTGATCAAGCAAAACGGGATGTTTGCGATCGCGGGGGTCAGCGGCAAGAGCAGCGAGACGATCGGCCACATGCTGACGGACGAGCCCGACATGTGGGCCGGGCCCGGCTCCGCCGCGTGGACGGGCAACTATCCTGGCGAGGGCGATATCTGCAACCCCTCGAACGCGTCGTGCGGCTACTCCGTCATGCAGACGCTCGTGAACGCCACGCCGTCGGACGGGCGCGTGCGCTATGCGAACTACGGCAAGGGCGTGATGCTATGGCAGAGCGATAGCGAGGCGCAGCAGTTCGTCAACGCGTACACGCACGTCGTGTCCAATGACATCTACTGGTACACCGATCCCAACATCTGCGGCGAGATGCAGACGTTCCTCGGCCTGCCGTCAGCCACGTGCCGGCTCGCCGCAAACTACGGGGTGACCATGGACAGGATGCGGCTGCTCGACGCAATGGATGGCCAGCGCCAGCCGATCTGGGCGTTCATCGAGGTCGGTCATCCCTTCACCGAGGACTCGGCGCCGAGCATCACGGCAAACCAGATCGCCGGCGCGGTGATGTCGTCCTTGATCCACGAAGCCCGCGGGATCATTTACTTCAACCACAGCTTCGGTGGCCCGTGCGAGTCGCAGCACGCGCTCCGCGAGTCCTGCTACGCCACGCAGCGCGCCAAGGTCAAGGAGACCAACCTGCGCATCAAGGACCTCGCGCCCGTGCTCAACACGCAATCGTACGTGTACTCGTTCAACGGAAACCTCGATACGATGCTCAAGGAGCACAACGGCTCCTATTACATCTTCGCGATGCTCGGGCGCGCGAAGCCGACCGGGAGCTACACGCTGACCCTGCCGCCCGGCCTCGCGGGCTCCACCGTCCAGGTGCTCTACGAAAACCGCACCCTTGCCATCAACGGCGGCGCGTTCACGGACTCGTTCGCGGCCGAGTACGCGTACCACATCTACAAGATCACGCCGTGA
- a CDS encoding glycosyl hydrolase, which produces MLPFWPTGVGGSLAACAQGEYDEPWRNLGTTLVAHDRADAIIRLAWQFNGNDVEWKASDPVAWVSCYQHVVTAVRETAPGALFDWSRNAHGTQNPASGDATEAYPGDDYVDIIGIDTFDMMPSSPDEAAWTQQCNGPDGLCAVVDFARAHGKRVGVGQWAVVTCNGFGNPGGDNPFFVQKMHDTFAANADVMAYETYYNDPNAGEFCTSLHDPVEAPMASAQYQKLWGP; this is translated from the coding sequence ATGCTCCCCTTCTGGCCGACGGGCGTCGGCGGGAGCCTCGCGGCGTGCGCGCAAGGCGAATACGACGAGCCATGGCGCAATCTCGGAACGACGCTCGTCGCGCACGACCGCGCCGACGCGATCATCCGCCTCGCCTGGCAGTTCAACGGGAACGACGTCGAGTGGAAGGCGAGCGACCCCGTCGCGTGGGTGTCCTGCTATCAGCATGTCGTCACGGCCGTTCGTGAGACGGCGCCAGGAGCCCTCTTCGACTGGTCGAGGAACGCGCACGGCACGCAGAACCCCGCGAGCGGTGACGCGACCGAGGCATACCCGGGCGACGACTACGTCGACATCATCGGGATCGACACGTTCGACATGATGCCTTCGTCTCCCGACGAAGCTGCATGGACCCAGCAGTGCAACGGCCCTGACGGTCTATGCGCGGTGGTCGATTTCGCGCGCGCTCACGGAAAGCGCGTGGGTGTGGGCCAATGGGCGGTCGTCACGTGCAACGGCTTCGGCAACCCTGGCGGCGACAACCCGTTTTTCGTTCAGAAGATGCACGACACGTTCGCGGCCAATGCCGACGTGATGGCGTACGAGACGTATTACAACGATCCGAACGCAGGCGAGTTCTGCACGTCTTTGCACGATCCGGTCGAAGCGCCCATGGCTTCGGCCCAATACCAGAAGCTTTGGGGGCCCTGA
- the bla gene encoding class A beta-lactamase: MLRNRTRSLAVEPCGSAHLDGEVISRRSLVLGIASAATLVACGGAQTPSPSPPANQPAPSQPAPSKPAPDAEFTKIEQNLGGKIGIAALDTGSGATLHHRHDERFPMCSTFKMVLAGAVLARVDGGKEKLDRTIAYGEAALLEHAPVTRAHVKEGAMTVEALCEAIVLVSDNTAANLLLDTMGGPEGLTAYFRSLGDTVSRLDRKEVELNTAIAGDERDTTTPSAMVSTMKRLLIGDALSPASREKLLGWMIACNTGKDRLRAGLPRDWRAGDKTGTGMNGAANDVAIAWPPGRPPVLLAVYAWGSEGPLPRINAAHAEVAAVVSRFFAAG, from the coding sequence ATGCTTCGAAACCGAACCCGGTCACTCGCCGTCGAGCCGTGCGGATCCGCGCACCTCGACGGCGAAGTCATCTCGCGGCGATCGCTCGTGCTCGGCATCGCCAGCGCAGCAACGTTGGTCGCTTGCGGCGGGGCGCAGACGCCGTCGCCCTCGCCCCCCGCGAACCAGCCCGCACCCAGCCAGCCCGCCCCGAGCAAGCCCGCCCCCGACGCCGAATTCACGAAGATCGAGCAAAACCTTGGCGGAAAGATCGGCATCGCGGCCCTCGACACAGGCAGCGGAGCGACCCTCCACCATCGTCACGACGAGCGCTTCCCCATGTGCAGCACGTTCAAAATGGTGCTCGCGGGCGCGGTGCTCGCGCGCGTCGATGGGGGAAAGGAAAAGCTCGATCGCACGATCGCCTACGGCGAGGCCGCGCTGCTCGAGCACGCGCCCGTCACCCGCGCGCACGTCAAGGAGGGCGCAATGACCGTCGAGGCGCTCTGCGAGGCGATCGTCCTCGTGAGCGATAACACGGCGGCGAATCTCCTGCTCGATACGATGGGGGGACCGGAGGGGCTCACGGCCTACTTCCGGTCGCTGGGCGACACGGTGTCACGGCTGGATCGCAAAGAGGTGGAATTGAACACCGCAATCGCGGGCGACGAGCGCGATACCACGACTCCCAGCGCCATGGTGAGCACCATGAAGCGCCTCCTGATTGGCGACGCGCTCTCCCCTGCATCGCGCGAGAAGCTCCTCGGGTGGATGATCGCCTGCAACACGGGCAAGGACCGCCTGCGCGCCGGGCTGCCGCGCGATTGGCGCGCAGGCGACAAGACAGGGACCGGCATGAATGGCGCGGCGAACGACGTGGCCATCGCGTGGCCGCCGGGACGCCCGCCGGTGCTCCTGGCCGTGTACGCCTGGGGGTCCGAGGGTCCGCTCCCTCGAATCAATGCAGCGCACGCCGAGGTCGCCGCCGTCGTCAGCCGATTCTTTGCCGCTGGCTAG